The Amycolatopsis jiangsuensis nucleotide sequence CGTTGAGCAGGAACGCACCCGCGCCCTGCCACTGGAACACGGTCTCGGTCACCACCGCGCCGCCGAGGATGGAGCCGAGGTCCAGCGCGGTCACCGTGGTCAGCGGGATGAGCGCGTTGCGCAGCGCGTGCCGGCGGGTCACCGTCCAGCGTGGCAGGCCCTTGGCACGGGCGAGGCGCACGTAGTCACTGTTGAGCACCTCGAGCATGGACGCGCGCTGGAACCGGCTCCAGGCCGCGTAGCTGGTCAGCGCGAGCGAGATGGTCGGCAGGATCAGGTGGCCGAGCACATCGCCGAACTGGGTCCAGAACCCGCCGCTGGCGATCACCGACGAGGACCCGATGGTGTAGAAGAGCTGGTCGCCGACCGCGGTGTTGATCGAGATGCCGACCTGCTTCAGCACGATCGCGAACCAGAACGAGGGCATCGACAGGAACAGGAAGCCGAAGAACGTCGCGGTGTAGTCGAACTTCGAGTACTGCCGCGCGGCACTGACCACACCGATGATCACCGCGAGGATCAGTGCGACCACCATGGCGAGCACGATCAGCCGCAGCGTCACGCCGAAGCGGACGAAGACCTCGCTGCCGATGTCCGTTGTCGTCTGCACCGATGGGCCGAAGTCACCGCTGAAGATGCCGGTGATCCAGTGCCAGTAGCGCTCGAGGATCGGCTGGTCGAGGTGCAGCCGGATGCGCTCCAGCTCGATGGTGCGCGGTGGTGGCGGCGGATTTCTCGCCAGAAGCGGGCTCAGCGGGTTGGCCGACAGCGAGACCATCACGAATACGACGAACGTCGAGACGATCAGAATCGGCACCGAGACGAAGAGCCGGCGCAGTGCGAAGGCAAGCATGGAGGTCTTCCTGCTCTGGGCGGTGTTCTGCCGGTGCCCGCCGCGGGTGGTGGCAGGGCCGGTGCGACGAGACGGGCAAGCGTGCGTTCGGGAACAAATCAGGCAAACGGTAAGGGGCCGGCAATGTTCTGCCGGCCCCTCACCGGTGGTTCAGCGCGAATCTACCGGGTGGTGATCACTTGCGGATGCCCCACTCCGACATGTTGTACACCGGCCCGTCCAGGGTCGAGTTGTTCCGGAGGTTCCCGATCTTGTCCGAGGCCGCCAGGAACGTCGGCTTCTGGTACAGCGGCAGCACGTAGGCGTCCTCCGACAGCTGCTGGTCGGCCTGGTTGAGCAGGTCGGCCGCCTTGGTCTGGTCGGTCTCGGAGTTGGCCTGCGC carries:
- a CDS encoding ABC transporter permease — encoded protein: MLAFALRRLFVSVPILIVSTFVVFVMVSLSANPLSPLLARNPPPPPRTIELERIRLHLDQPILERYWHWITGIFSGDFGPSVQTTTDIGSEVFVRFGVTLRLIVLAMVVALILAVIIGVVSAARQYSKFDYTATFFGFLFLSMPSFWFAIVLKQVGISINTAVGDQLFYTIGSSSVIASGGFWTQFGDVLGHLILPTISLALTSYAAWSRFQRASMLEVLNSDYVRLARAKGLPRWTVTRRHALRNALIPLTTVTALDLGSILGGAVVTETVFQWQGAGAFLLNAIKQSDVYAVEAWLLIAATFIILLNLIADLLYGLLDPRIRYA